The following proteins are co-located in the Callithrix jacchus isolate 240 chromosome 10, calJac240_pri, whole genome shotgun sequence genome:
- the MED19 gene encoding mediator of RNA polymerase II transcription subunit 19, translating to MENFTALFGAQADPPPPPTALGFGPGKPPPPPPPPPGGGPGTAPPPTAATAPPGADKSGAGCGPFYLMRELPGSTELTGSTNLITHYNLEQAYNKFCGKKVKEKLSNFLPDLPGMIDLPGSHDNSSLRSLIEKPPILSSSFNPITGTMLAGFRLHTGPLPEQCRLMHIQPPKKKNKHKHKQSRTQDPVPPETPSDSDHKKKKKKKEEDPERKRKKKEKKKKKNRHSPDHPGMGSSQASSSSSLR from the exons ATGGAGAATTTCACGGCACTGTTCGGGGCTCAGGCTGACCCACCACCGCCCCCAACCGCACTCGGCTTCGGACCAGGAAAGCCTCCACCCCcgccaccacctcctccaggcgGGGGTCCCGGCACGGCCCCGCCTCCCACCGCAGCCACGGCCCCTCCCGGCGCGGACAAGTCAGGAGCTGGCTGTGGCCCTTTCTACCTAATGAGGGAACTGCCAG GTAGCACAGAGCTCACAGGCAGCACGAATCTGATCACACATTACAACTTGGAACAAGCCTATAATAAATTCTGTGggaagaaggtgaaggagaagcttAGTAACTTCCTGCCTGACCTGCCAGGGATGATTGATCTGCCTGGTTCCCATGATAACAGCAGCCTCCGCTCCCTCATTGAGAAGCCCCCTATTCTCAGCAGCTCTTTTAATCCTATCACAGGGACCATGCTGGCCGGCTTCCGCCTCCACACTGGCCCG TTGCCAGAGCAGTGTCGTCTGATGCatattcagcctcccaagaagaaGAATAAGCACAAGCACAAACAGAGCCGTACCCAGGATCCTGTACCCCCAG AAACACCATCTGATTCGGatcacaagaagaagaaaaagaaaaaagaagaggatcctgaaaggaaaaggaagaagaaagagaagaagaaaaagaag